One Brassica oleracea var. oleracea cultivar TO1000 chromosome C7, BOL, whole genome shotgun sequence genomic window carries:
- the LOC106302795 gene encoding uncharacterized protein LOC106302795, translating into MLSGWTTHERLSCPYCMGSTDAFQLKNVRKTSWFYCHRRFLPINHSYRRNKKLFQSKRVVRDTAPPYLSGEEIEKDIDYYGAQDIVKKMGNWHTTANMSDGYGTQHNWHKKSIFWELPYWKNLLLRHNLDVMHIEKNFFDNIINTLLNVPGKKKDNKNSRLDLPALCSRIELHIRNDGKFRFPFSDCQQKQKQRCSSGWHQM; encoded by the coding sequence ATGTTGTCAGGTTGGACGACGCATGAAAGGCTATCTTGTCCTTACTGTATGGGAAGCACAGACGCATTTCAGCTGAAAAATGTCAGGAAGACGTCCTGGTTTTACTGTCATCGGAGATTTCTTCCCATTAATCATTCGTACCGAAGGAACAAGAAATTGTTTCAGTCAAAAAGGGTTGTACGAGACACTGCTCCGCCATATTTATCTGGAGAGGAAATCGAGAAGGATATTGATTACTATGGTGCACAAGACATAGTCAAGAAAATGGGTAATTGGCATACTACTGCAAATATGTCTGATGGTTACGGGACACAGCATAATTGGCACAAGAAGAGTATATTTTGGGAACTTCCATATTGGAAAAATCTACTTCTACGCCACAATCTTGATGTGATGCATATAGAGAAGAACTTCTTTGACAACATCATCAATACATTGTTGAACGTCCCCGGGAAGAAAAAAGATAACAAGAACTCAAGGTTGGATTTGCCTGCATTATGTTCTAGGATTGAGCTGCATATTAGAAACGATGGAAAATTCCGGTTCCCATTTTCAGATTGTCAGCAGAAGCAAAAGCAGCGTTGTTCAAGTGGGTGGCATCAGATGTAA